A region from the Arachis ipaensis cultivar K30076 chromosome B01, Araip1.1, whole genome shotgun sequence genome encodes:
- the LOC107635836 gene encoding protein NRT1/ PTR FAMILY 4.3 isoform X2: MEQQSKNSRLEEEGQHTTTSLDWRGRPSNPSKHGGFRPAAFVLGMQAFEIMAIAAVGNNLITYVMNEMHFSLSKSANVVTNFVGTIFILALFGGYLSDSYLGCFWTILIFAFVELSGFILLSVQAHVPQLKPPACNIMSGEECIEAKGFQAMIFFVAIYLVALGSGCVKPNMIAHGADQFDQDNPKQLKKLSSYFNAAYFAFSVGQLVALTLLVWLQTHSGMDVGFGVSAAVMAMALISFLSGTLYYRNKPPQGSILTPIAQVFVAAFFKRKQLSPSNPQMLDGSHKFRFLDKACIRVESWEEESAWTIFACTIVFNTILAQLQTFSVQQGSAMDTHLTRNFRIPPASLQSIPYIILILAVPLYDTFFVPFARRITGHESGISPLRRIGLGLFLATFSMVSAALMEKKRRDAAVIHSKTLSIFWITPQFLIFGLSEMFTAVGLIEFFYKQPLKGMQAFLTAITYCSYSFGFYLSSVLVSLINKITTGSSGGGWLHHNNLNQDRLDLFYWLLASLSLLNFLNYLFWSRWYSSPSPSSSSHHDAKDNTSSNKYSANHNNIP, encoded by the exons ATGGAGCAGCAAAGCAAAAACAGCCGCCTAGAAGAAGAAGGACAACACACCACCACGTCCCTTGACTGGAGAGGAAGGCCCTCCAATCCTTCTAAGCATGGCGGATTCAGACCTGCTGCTTTCGTTCTTG GGATGCAAGCATTTGAAATCATGGCAATAGCAGCAGTGGGAAACAACCTGATAACATATGTAATGAATGAGATGCACTTCTCACTGTCCAAGTCTGCCAACGTGGTAACAAACTTCGTTGGGACTATCTTTATCCTCGCCCTCTTCGGTGGCTACCTTTCAGACTCTTATCTCGGCTGCTTCTGGACCATCCTCATCTTTGCCTTTGTCGAACTTTCT GGTTTCATATTACTGTCAGTGCAAGCTCATGTTCCGCAGTTGAAGCCACCGGCATGCAATATAATGAGCGGGGAAGAGTGCATAGAAGCAAAGGGGTTTCAGGCGATGATATTCTTTGTGGCAATATACCTTGTGGCGTTAGGGAGCGGGTGTGTGAAGCCAAACATGATTGCTCATGGAGCAGACCAATTCGATCAGGACAACCCAAAGCAGTTGAAGAAGCTCTCTTCCTATTTCAACGCTGCTTATTTTGCCTTCTCCGTCGGACAACTTGTTGCCTTGACCCTTCTTGTTTGGCTCCAAACTCACTCCGGAATGGACGTCGGCTTCGGCGTCTCCGCTGCTGTCATGGCTATGGCCTTGATAAGCTTCCTTTCTGGCACTCTCTATTACAGGAACAAACCCCCTCAAGGCAGCATCCTCACTCCTATCGCTCAA GTTTTTGTAGCAGCATTTTTTAAGAGAAAGCAGTTATCTCCATCTAATCCACAAATGCTTGATGGAAGCCATAAGTTCAGGTTCTTGGACAAGGCATGCATTAGAGTGGAATCGTGGGAGGAGGAAAGCGCATGGA CCATATTTGCATGCACCATTGTTTTCAACACAATCTTAGCACAGCTTCAGACATTCTCAGTCCAGCAAGGAAGCGCCATGGACACTCATCTCACCAGAAACTTCCGCATCCCACCCGCCTCGCTTCAGTCCATCCCttacatcatcctcatcctcgccGTCCCTCTCTACGACACCTTTTTCGTCCCCTTCGCCCGACGAATCACCGGCCACGAGTCCGGAATCTCCCCTCTCCGCCGGATAGGCCTCGGTCTCTTCCTCGCTACCTTCTCCATGGTTTCTGCTGCTCTCATGGAGAAAAAGAGAAGAGACGCTGCCGTCATCCACAGCAAAACCCTGTCCATCTTCTGGATCACTCCGCAGTTCTTGATCTTCGGCCTCTCGGAGATGTTCACCGCCGTTGGGCTCATTGAGTTCTTCTACAAGCAGCCACTGAAGGGGATGCAGGCATTCTTGACCGCCATAACGTATTGCTCCTACTCCTTCGGCTTCTACTTGAGCTCTGTCTTGGTCTCTTTGATCAACAAGATCACTACAGGGTCCTCCGGCGGCGGGTGGTTACACCATAACAACCTCAACCAAGACAGGCTGGACCTCTTCTACTGGTTGCTGGCTTCACTCAGTTTGCTCAACTTCCTCAACTATCTGTTTTGGTCAAGATGGTACTCTTCTCCATCCCCTTCATCCTCATCTCATCATGATGCCAAGGACAACACCTCCTCTAATAAatattctgcaaatcacaataaTATTCCTTAG
- the LOC107635836 gene encoding protein NRT1/ PTR FAMILY 4.3 isoform X1 has product MEQQSKNSRLEEEGQHTTTSLDWRGRPSNPSKHGGFRPAAFVLGMQAFEIMAIAAVGNNLITYVMNEMHFSLSKSANVVTNFVGTIFILALFGGYLSDSYLGCFWTILIFAFVELSGFILLSVQAHVPQLKPPACNIMSGEECIEAKGFQAMIFFVAIYLVALGSGCVKPNMIAHGADQFDQDNPKQLKKLSSYFNAAYFAFSVGQLVALTLLVWLQTHSGMDVGFGVSAAVMAMALISFLSGTLYYRNKPPQGSILTPIAQVFVAAFFKRKQLSPSNPQMLDGSHKFRFLDKACIRVESWEEESAWRLCSVEQVAQVKTLLSVIPIFACTIVFNTILAQLQTFSVQQGSAMDTHLTRNFRIPPASLQSIPYIILILAVPLYDTFFVPFARRITGHESGISPLRRIGLGLFLATFSMVSAALMEKKRRDAAVIHSKTLSIFWITPQFLIFGLSEMFTAVGLIEFFYKQPLKGMQAFLTAITYCSYSFGFYLSSVLVSLINKITTGSSGGGWLHHNNLNQDRLDLFYWLLASLSLLNFLNYLFWSRWYSSPSPSSSSHHDAKDNTSSNKYSANHNNIP; this is encoded by the exons ATGGAGCAGCAAAGCAAAAACAGCCGCCTAGAAGAAGAAGGACAACACACCACCACGTCCCTTGACTGGAGAGGAAGGCCCTCCAATCCTTCTAAGCATGGCGGATTCAGACCTGCTGCTTTCGTTCTTG GGATGCAAGCATTTGAAATCATGGCAATAGCAGCAGTGGGAAACAACCTGATAACATATGTAATGAATGAGATGCACTTCTCACTGTCCAAGTCTGCCAACGTGGTAACAAACTTCGTTGGGACTATCTTTATCCTCGCCCTCTTCGGTGGCTACCTTTCAGACTCTTATCTCGGCTGCTTCTGGACCATCCTCATCTTTGCCTTTGTCGAACTTTCT GGTTTCATATTACTGTCAGTGCAAGCTCATGTTCCGCAGTTGAAGCCACCGGCATGCAATATAATGAGCGGGGAAGAGTGCATAGAAGCAAAGGGGTTTCAGGCGATGATATTCTTTGTGGCAATATACCTTGTGGCGTTAGGGAGCGGGTGTGTGAAGCCAAACATGATTGCTCATGGAGCAGACCAATTCGATCAGGACAACCCAAAGCAGTTGAAGAAGCTCTCTTCCTATTTCAACGCTGCTTATTTTGCCTTCTCCGTCGGACAACTTGTTGCCTTGACCCTTCTTGTTTGGCTCCAAACTCACTCCGGAATGGACGTCGGCTTCGGCGTCTCCGCTGCTGTCATGGCTATGGCCTTGATAAGCTTCCTTTCTGGCACTCTCTATTACAGGAACAAACCCCCTCAAGGCAGCATCCTCACTCCTATCGCTCAA GTTTTTGTAGCAGCATTTTTTAAGAGAAAGCAGTTATCTCCATCTAATCCACAAATGCTTGATGGAAGCCATAAGTTCAGGTTCTTGGACAAGGCATGCATTAGAGTGGAATCGTGGGAGGAGGAAAGCGCATGGAGATTGTGCAGTGTTGAGCAAGTAGCGCAAGTGAAGACGCTGCTATCAGTTATTCCCATATTTGCATGCACCATTGTTTTCAACACAATCTTAGCACAGCTTCAGACATTCTCAGTCCAGCAAGGAAGCGCCATGGACACTCATCTCACCAGAAACTTCCGCATCCCACCCGCCTCGCTTCAGTCCATCCCttacatcatcctcatcctcgccGTCCCTCTCTACGACACCTTTTTCGTCCCCTTCGCCCGACGAATCACCGGCCACGAGTCCGGAATCTCCCCTCTCCGCCGGATAGGCCTCGGTCTCTTCCTCGCTACCTTCTCCATGGTTTCTGCTGCTCTCATGGAGAAAAAGAGAAGAGACGCTGCCGTCATCCACAGCAAAACCCTGTCCATCTTCTGGATCACTCCGCAGTTCTTGATCTTCGGCCTCTCGGAGATGTTCACCGCCGTTGGGCTCATTGAGTTCTTCTACAAGCAGCCACTGAAGGGGATGCAGGCATTCTTGACCGCCATAACGTATTGCTCCTACTCCTTCGGCTTCTACTTGAGCTCTGTCTTGGTCTCTTTGATCAACAAGATCACTACAGGGTCCTCCGGCGGCGGGTGGTTACACCATAACAACCTCAACCAAGACAGGCTGGACCTCTTCTACTGGTTGCTGGCTTCACTCAGTTTGCTCAACTTCCTCAACTATCTGTTTTGGTCAAGATGGTACTCTTCTCCATCCCCTTCATCCTCATCTCATCATGATGCCAAGGACAACACCTCCTCTAATAAatattctgcaaatcacaataaTATTCCTTAG
- the LOC107635848 gene encoding survival of motor neuron-related-splicing factor 30 isoform X1 has translation MQGGEEVSIEELASNLSTYKDQLHQVRQLLKDEPGNSEYVDMERELNEVIALTEELLATAKQNEICGSDAGPNASAPSTLSKPKDNEVEREISYDHQDKYPIGSKVQAVWSEDGEWYEATIEAYTPNGYFVSYDNWGNKEEVDPANIRPIQEGTVDALLEAERVAEATKQAIKRKIAQAATIDVQSRSLPAKLRIEPDDPEDVKASKRKKIHAFKSKMRMEQLEVTQNKRQNAWQQFQSTKGKAKKIGFFSGRKRESIFKSPDDPHGKVGVTGSGKGLTEFQKREKHFHLKDGTVESDE, from the exons ATGCAAGGCGGTGAGGAAGTAAGCATAGAGGAGTTAGCCTCCAATCTTTCCACCTACAAGGATCAACTCCACCAG GTTAGACAACTTTTAAAAGATGAGCCTGGAAATTCTGAGTATGTGGACATGGAAAGGGAGCTTAATGAG GTGATTGCTTTGACGGAAGAACTCCTTGCAACTGCTAAGCAAAATGAAATATGTGGTTCAGATGCTGGTCCAAATGCTAGTGCACCTTCTACTTTGTCAAAACCTAAGGATAATGAAGTG GAGCGGGAGATCAGTTATGATCATCAAGATAAATATCCTATTGGCAGTAAAGTTCAGGCTGTTTGGAGTGAAGACGGGGAATG GTATGAAGCAACAATAGAGGCATATACACCAAATGGTTATTTTGTTTCCTATGACAACTGGGGAAACAAAGAAGAG GTGGATCCTGCGAATATAAGGCCAATTCAAGAGGGTACTGTCGATGCTTTGTTAGAAGCTGAGCGAGTTGCTGAAGCTACAAAGCAGGCTATCAAACGGAAAATTGCACAGGCGGCAACTATCGATGTCCAGTCACGAAGTTTACCGGCAAAGCTTCGTATAGAACCGGATGACCCTGAGGATGTG AAAGCTTCCAAACGCAAGAAAATACATGCCTTTAAGTCAAAGATGCGGATGGAGCAACTTGAAGTCACACAAAATAAGCGCCAAAATGCTTGGCAGCAGTTTCAGTCAACCAAAGGAAAGGCAAAGAAG ATTGGTTTCTTCTCTGGAAGAAAACGGGAGAGTATTTTCAAGTCTCCTGATGATCCTCACGGAAAGGTTGGTGTGACTGGTAGCGGGAAAGGTTTGACCGAGTTCCAGAAGAGAGAGAAACATTTTCATCTCAAGGATGGGACAGTTGAGAGCGATGAATAG
- the LOC107635848 gene encoding survival of motor neuron-related-splicing factor 30 isoform X2 yields the protein MERELNEVIALTEELLATAKQNEICGSDAGPNASAPSTLSKPKDNEVEREISYDHQDKYPIGSKVQAVWSEDGEWYEATIEAYTPNGYFVSYDNWGNKEEVDPANIRPIQEGTVDALLEAERVAEATKQAIKRKIAQAATIDVQSRSLPAKLRIEPDDPEDVKASKRKKIHAFKSKMRMEQLEVTQNKRQNAWQQFQSTKGKAKKIGFFSGRKRESIFKSPDDPHGKVGVTGSGKGLTEFQKREKHFHLKDGTVESDE from the exons ATGGAAAGGGAGCTTAATGAG GTGATTGCTTTGACGGAAGAACTCCTTGCAACTGCTAAGCAAAATGAAATATGTGGTTCAGATGCTGGTCCAAATGCTAGTGCACCTTCTACTTTGTCAAAACCTAAGGATAATGAAGTG GAGCGGGAGATCAGTTATGATCATCAAGATAAATATCCTATTGGCAGTAAAGTTCAGGCTGTTTGGAGTGAAGACGGGGAATG GTATGAAGCAACAATAGAGGCATATACACCAAATGGTTATTTTGTTTCCTATGACAACTGGGGAAACAAAGAAGAG GTGGATCCTGCGAATATAAGGCCAATTCAAGAGGGTACTGTCGATGCTTTGTTAGAAGCTGAGCGAGTTGCTGAAGCTACAAAGCAGGCTATCAAACGGAAAATTGCACAGGCGGCAACTATCGATGTCCAGTCACGAAGTTTACCGGCAAAGCTTCGTATAGAACCGGATGACCCTGAGGATGTG AAAGCTTCCAAACGCAAGAAAATACATGCCTTTAAGTCAAAGATGCGGATGGAGCAACTTGAAGTCACACAAAATAAGCGCCAAAATGCTTGGCAGCAGTTTCAGTCAACCAAAGGAAAGGCAAAGAAG ATTGGTTTCTTCTCTGGAAGAAAACGGGAGAGTATTTTCAAGTCTCCTGATGATCCTCACGGAAAGGTTGGTGTGACTGGTAGCGGGAAAGGTTTGACCGAGTTCCAGAAGAGAGAGAAACATTTTCATCTCAAGGATGGGACAGTTGAGAGCGATGAATAG